The proteins below come from a single Crossiella sp. CA-258035 genomic window:
- a CDS encoding HSP18 transcriptional regulator: MNDNPETALAEIRQVLLAARAGQAEVPRLLGALTALRELREELGAWEPELINAARGHGASWAALAPALGVASRQAAERRFLRLRPSATGGLTAEGRVDAERGKRAGDRAVAAWARRNAAVLRQLAGQVSALGELDGAGRAQLDQVGRALGEDDTAKLLPSLIEAYPYLTGGHRVLAERVLAISDHVDQVRRDATEARGR, from the coding sequence ATGAACGACAACCCGGAGACCGCGCTGGCCGAGATCCGCCAGGTGCTGCTGGCCGCGCGAGCGGGCCAGGCCGAGGTGCCGCGGCTGCTCGGCGCGCTCACCGCCCTGCGTGAGCTGCGCGAGGAGCTGGGCGCCTGGGAGCCCGAGCTGATCAACGCCGCCCGTGGGCACGGCGCCAGCTGGGCCGCGCTCGCGCCCGCGCTGGGCGTGGCCAGCAGACAGGCCGCCGAACGCCGCTTCCTCCGGCTGCGGCCCTCGGCCACCGGGGGACTCACCGCGGAGGGCCGGGTGGACGCCGAACGCGGCAAGCGCGCCGGCGACCGCGCGGTGGCCGCCTGGGCCCGGCGCAACGCGGCGGTGCTGCGCCAGCTGGCCGGGCAGGTCAGCGCGCTGGGCGAGCTGGACGGGGCCGGGCGGGCCCAGCTGGACCAGGTCGGCCGCGCGCTCGGCGAGGACGACACCGCCAAGCTGCTGCCCAGCCTGATCGAGGCCTACCCGTACCTGACCGGCGGGCACCGGGTGCTGGCCGAGCGGGTGCTGGCCATCTCCGACCACGTGGACCAGGTGCGCCGGGACGCCACCGAGGCCAGGGGGCGCTGA
- a CDS encoding PhzF family phenazine biosynthesis isomerase, whose protein sequence is MTTDVLRYTAFTADPAGGNPAGVVLDATGWTDDRMQAVAAEVGYSETAFVLPGPDPRQAVLRYFSPLAEVAFCGHATVATAAALTERHGAGDYVFSTPAGVIPVHTRITDGVASATLTSVPTSFTPVSPGVLTEVLTYLNWHPRDLDPGHPPVVAFGGGHHLVLATRTRKRLANLSYEFGPLAGLMRQENWTTLQLVYFDPDGTIHSRNPFPVGGVVEDPATGAAAAALGGYLRPNLDRPALLTIRQGEDMGRPSLLVVEIDPADPRIRVTGQAVPLPG, encoded by the coding sequence ATGACCACAGACGTGTTGCGCTACACCGCCTTCACCGCCGACCCGGCGGGCGGCAACCCCGCCGGGGTCGTGCTGGACGCCACCGGCTGGACCGACGACCGGATGCAGGCCGTGGCCGCCGAGGTCGGCTACTCCGAGACCGCGTTCGTGCTGCCCGGCCCAGATCCCCGGCAGGCCGTGCTCCGCTACTTCAGCCCGCTGGCCGAGGTCGCCTTCTGCGGGCACGCCACGGTGGCCACCGCGGCCGCGCTGACCGAGCGGCACGGCGCCGGGGACTACGTCTTCAGCACCCCGGCCGGGGTGATCCCGGTGCACACCCGGATCACCGACGGGGTCGCCAGCGCGACCCTGACCAGCGTGCCCACCAGCTTCACGCCGGTCTCGCCCGGCGTGCTCACCGAGGTGCTGACCTACCTGAACTGGCACCCCAGGGACCTCGACCCCGGCCACCCGCCGGTGGTCGCCTTCGGCGGCGGCCACCACCTGGTGCTGGCCACCCGCACCCGCAAGCGCCTGGCCAACCTGTCGTACGAGTTCGGCCCGCTGGCCGGGCTGATGCGGCAGGAGAACTGGACCACCCTCCAGCTGGTGTACTTCGACCCGGACGGAACCATCCACTCCCGCAACCCGTTCCCGGTCGGCGGCGTGGTGGAGGACCCGGCCACCGGGGCGGCCGCGGCCGCGCTCGGCGGCTACCTGCGGCCGAACCTGGACCGCCCGGCGCTGCTGACCATCCGGCAGGGCGAGGACATGGGCAGGCCGAGCCTGCTGGTGGTGGAGATCGACCCGGCGGACCCGCGGATCCGGGTCACCGGACAGGCCGTGCCGCTGCCGGGTTGA
- a CDS encoding GNAT family N-acetyltransferase has protein sequence MVDEAARGQRVGAALTEEALRIAREAGARSVDLTSRPFRGAANRLYERLGFRPRESRVYRFPLG, from the coding sequence GTGGTCGACGAGGCCGCGCGCGGTCAGCGGGTCGGCGCGGCGCTGACCGAGGAGGCACTGCGCATCGCGCGCGAGGCAGGCGCCCGGAGCGTGGACCTGACCTCCCGCCCGTTCCGCGGCGCGGCCAACCGGCTCTACGAACGGCTGGGCTTCCGGCCGCGCGAGTCCCGGGTGTACCGGTTCCCGCTCGGCTGA
- a CDS encoding ionic transporter y4hA, whose protein sequence is MNPPTDTAPDTSAALPRWSLLVPPLALVLLVVSWGRDLNPVLLILVCAALGGAVVAAVHHAEVVAHRVGEPFGTLILAVAVTVIEVALIVTLMSSGGPDSSTLARDTVFAAIMITCNGIVGLALLAGALRHRVQEFRAHASGGALAVTLALVTLSLVLPAFTTSSAGPTFTGPQLAFAGVASLTMYGVFVFVQTKRHRDYFLPKTDSTPDEHAPAPSARTAWVSLGLLAVCLVSVVGLAKAVSPALEAAVDGLGAPRTVVGLLIALLVLLPETVAAVRAALRDRLQVSLNLALGSALASIGLTIPAIALASIWLTGPLVLGLGAKEMVLLALTGAVGTLTLVSGRATVLQGAVHLMVFSAFLFLAVTP, encoded by the coding sequence GTGAACCCGCCGACCGACACCGCTCCCGACACCTCGGCCGCGTTGCCCAGGTGGAGTCTGCTCGTCCCGCCGCTGGCGCTGGTGCTGCTGGTGGTCTCCTGGGGCCGTGACCTCAACCCGGTGCTGCTCATACTCGTCTGCGCCGCCCTCGGCGGGGCGGTGGTGGCCGCGGTGCACCACGCCGAGGTGGTCGCGCACCGGGTCGGCGAACCCTTCGGCACGCTGATCCTGGCCGTCGCGGTGACCGTGATCGAGGTCGCGCTGATCGTCACCCTGATGTCCTCCGGCGGCCCGGACAGCTCGACCCTGGCCAGGGACACCGTGTTCGCCGCGATCATGATCACCTGCAACGGGATCGTCGGGCTGGCGCTGCTGGCCGGTGCGCTGCGGCACCGGGTGCAGGAGTTCCGCGCGCACGCCTCCGGTGGCGCGCTCGCGGTCACCCTGGCGCTGGTCACGCTGAGCCTGGTGCTGCCTGCCTTCACCACCAGCTCCGCCGGGCCGACCTTCACCGGCCCGCAGCTGGCCTTCGCCGGGGTCGCCTCGCTGACCATGTACGGCGTGTTCGTCTTCGTGCAGACCAAGCGGCACCGCGACTACTTCCTGCCCAAGACCGACAGCACCCCCGACGAGCACGCCCCCGCGCCGAGCGCGCGCACCGCGTGGGTGAGCCTCGGGCTGCTGGCGGTGTGCCTGGTCAGCGTGGTCGGCCTGGCCAAGGCGGTGTCCCCGGCACTGGAGGCCGCGGTGGACGGCCTCGGCGCGCCGCGCACCGTGGTGGGCCTGCTGATCGCACTGCTGGTGCTGCTGCCGGAGACGGTGGCCGCGGTCCGCGCCGCGCTGCGCGACCGGCTCCAGGTCAGCCTCAACCTGGCGCTGGGCTCGGCGCTGGCCAGCATCGGCCTGACCATTCCGGCCATCGCGTTGGCCTCGATCTGGCTGACCGGGCCGCTGGTGCTGGGCCTGGGCGCCAAGGAGATGGTGCTGCTCGCGCTCACCGGCGCGGTGGGCACGCTGACCCTGGTCTCCGGGCGGGCCACCGTGCTGCAGGGCGCGGTGCACCTGATGGTGTTCAGCGCCTTCCTGTTCCTGGCGGTCACTCCTTGA
- a CDS encoding nitroreductase family deazaflavin-dependent oxidoreductase, protein MPLTGEYEPSPTEWVRKQVEEYESSGGTKGTTMMDLPVIILTTKGAKSGKLRKTPLMRVEHEGAYAAVASLGGAPQHPVWYFNVKSEPLVELQDGPVRKDYTAREVTGEEKALWWERAVAAYAPYAEYQEKTDREIPVFVLEPVQD, encoded by the coding sequence ATGCCGCTGACCGGCGAGTACGAGCCCAGCCCTACCGAATGGGTGCGCAAGCAGGTCGAGGAGTACGAGAGCTCGGGTGGCACCAAGGGCACCACCATGATGGACCTGCCGGTGATCATCCTGACCACCAAGGGCGCCAAGTCCGGCAAGCTCCGCAAGACGCCGCTGATGCGGGTCGAGCACGAAGGGGCCTACGCCGCGGTGGCCTCGCTCGGCGGCGCGCCCCAGCACCCGGTCTGGTACTTCAACGTCAAGTCCGAGCCGCTGGTGGAGCTCCAGGACGGTCCGGTGCGCAAGGACTACACCGCGCGCGAGGTCACCGGCGAGGAGAAGGCGCTCTGGTGGGAGCGCGCGGTGGCCGCCTACGCGCCGTACGCGGAGTACCAGGAGAAGACCGACCGGGAGATCCCGGTGTTCGTGCTGGAACCGGTCCAGGACTGA
- a CDS encoding glycerophosphodiester phosphodiesterase family protein, protein MGDLPQWLTAVPIAHRGLHDPSAGIPENSLPAFESAIRQGFPCELDVRFSADGHLVVIHDADLARLTGRPGPVSGRTAAELRALRLSGTEHGIPRFTDVLDLVDGRVPLLIETKHAHPLDGRGIEAALLGHLRAYRGEVAVHSFDPVAVFRLRRLGIRCPLGQISGLLSHADPVSRALGRSLVANFLTRPDFISFELAGLPSRAAAYWRERGRPVLAWPVGSAAQARRAHESADNIIFSGFVPSSEH, encoded by the coding sequence ATGGGCGACCTGCCGCAGTGGCTGACCGCCGTGCCGATCGCGCACCGCGGCCTGCACGACCCCTCCGCCGGCATCCCGGAGAACTCGCTGCCCGCCTTCGAGTCCGCGATCCGCCAGGGCTTCCCCTGCGAGCTCGACGTGCGCTTCAGCGCCGACGGCCACCTGGTGGTCATCCACGACGCCGACCTGGCCCGGCTCACCGGCCGGCCCGGACCGGTCAGCGGCCGCACCGCCGCCGAGCTCCGCGCGCTGCGCCTGAGCGGCACCGAGCACGGCATCCCCCGGTTCACCGACGTCCTCGACCTGGTCGACGGCCGGGTGCCGCTGCTGATCGAGACCAAGCACGCGCACCCGCTCGACGGCCGCGGCATCGAGGCCGCGCTGCTCGGGCACCTGCGGGCCTACCGGGGCGAGGTCGCGGTGCACTCCTTCGACCCGGTGGCGGTGTTCCGGCTGCGGCGGCTGGGCATCCGGTGCCCACTCGGGCAGATCTCCGGGCTGCTGTCCCACGCCGACCCGGTCAGCCGGGCCCTCGGCCGCAGCCTGGTGGCGAACTTCCTGACCAGGCCGGACTTCATCAGCTTCGAGCTGGCCGGGCTGCCGTCCAGGGCCGCGGCCTACTGGCGCGAGCGGGGGCGGCCGGTGCTCGCCTGGCCGGTCGGTTCGGCCGCTCAGGCGAGAAGGGCTCACGAATCGGCCGACAACATCATATTCTCCGGGTTCGTCCCCTCCAGTGAGCACTGA
- a CDS encoding Hsp20/alpha crystallin family protein: protein MLMRTDPFREFDRLAQQFFGSQGSGTWSRPTAMPMDACRVGDEFVVSFDLPGVSPEAIELDVERNVLTVKAERRPVVTGDNVEMQVAERPLGVFSRQLFLGDTLDTEQIKADYEAGVLTLRIPVAEQAKPRKIAIGGAQGDRKQIKA, encoded by the coding sequence ATGTTGATGCGCACCGACCCGTTCCGGGAGTTCGACCGGCTCGCCCAGCAGTTCTTCGGCAGTCAGGGGTCTGGAACCTGGTCCCGTCCGACGGCGATGCCGATGGACGCCTGCCGGGTGGGCGATGAGTTCGTGGTGTCCTTCGACCTGCCGGGCGTCTCCCCGGAGGCGATCGAGCTGGACGTGGAGCGCAACGTGCTGACCGTCAAGGCCGAGCGCCGTCCGGTGGTCACCGGCGACAACGTCGAGATGCAGGTCGCGGAGCGGCCGCTGGGCGTGTTCTCCCGCCAGCTGTTCCTCGGCGACACCCTGGACACCGAGCAGATCAAGGCCGACTACGAGGCAGGCGTGCTCACCCTGCGGATCCCGGTCGCCGAACAGGCCAAGCCGCGCAAGATCGCCATCGGCGGCGCGCAGGGCGACCGCAAGCAGATCAAGGCCTGA
- a CDS encoding N-acetyltransferase, with amino-acid sequence MSDQALSELLRRAAEGDPPPADGGVSVLPQGAEATPAVLAFTAHHVVVADVPEEWVRARLPADDLSAPLNPPFLTALCAATGREVNNIDAVLVAQGPAVAPELGLTPADDRTHERVRRAEDFRTDIRVWTCPGGLVLLGRGVGGRWEVAAEVDLEFRGKGLGRALFAAARALAPGDVPVWAQVAPGNAASLRAVLAAGYRPVGAEVLLK; translated from the coding sequence GTGAGCGATCAAGCGCTGAGCGAGCTGTTGCGGCGGGCCGCCGAGGGCGATCCGCCGCCGGCCGATGGCGGGGTGAGCGTGCTGCCGCAGGGCGCGGAGGCGACACCGGCGGTGCTGGCCTTCACCGCGCACCACGTGGTGGTGGCCGATGTGCCCGAGGAGTGGGTGCGGGCGCGGCTGCCGGCCGATGACCTGTCCGCGCCGCTGAACCCGCCGTTCCTGACCGCGCTGTGCGCCGCCACCGGCCGCGAGGTCAACAACATCGACGCGGTGCTGGTGGCGCAGGGTCCGGCGGTCGCGCCCGAGCTGGGCCTGACCCCGGCCGACGACCGCACCCACGAACGGGTGCGGCGGGCCGAGGACTTCCGCACCGACATCCGGGTCTGGACCTGCCCTGGCGGGCTGGTGCTGCTCGGACGCGGTGTTGGCGGCCGCTGGGAAGTAGCGGCCGAGGTGGACCTGGAGTTCCGGGGCAAAGGGCTCGGGCGGGCGTTGTTCGCCGCGGCCCGAGCGCTGGCCCCCGGGGATGTGCCCGTGTGGGCACAGGTCGCGCCCGGCAACGCGGCCTCACTGCGAGCGGTGCTCGCCGCGGGCTACCGGCCGGTGGGCGCGGAGGTGCTGCTGAAGTAG
- a CDS encoding TetR/AcrR family transcriptional regulator has protein sequence MGRTKEFDPDVALRAAMELFWRQGYEATSMQDLVDHIGVNRASIYATFGGKHELYLRALDRYAEDTDAIILSGLSKAGPVLPEVRGVVRRYVQDSLQDQERRGCLVTNTAVELLPGDPAAGRRVELSLDGLERVLTGALIRAQDQGELSADRDPRALARFLVTFLQGIRVIAKTPDPRRLADAATQALSLLD, from the coding sequence ATGGGCAGGACCAAGGAGTTCGACCCGGACGTGGCGCTGCGGGCCGCGATGGAACTGTTCTGGCGGCAGGGCTACGAGGCCACCTCCATGCAGGACCTCGTGGACCACATCGGCGTCAACCGGGCCAGCATCTACGCCACCTTCGGTGGTAAGCACGAGCTGTACCTGCGCGCGCTGGACCGCTACGCCGAGGACACCGACGCGATCATCCTCAGTGGACTGTCCAAGGCCGGTCCGGTGCTGCCCGAGGTGCGCGGCGTGGTGCGGCGCTACGTCCAGGACTCCTTGCAGGACCAGGAAAGACGCGGCTGCCTGGTCACCAACACGGCGGTGGAGCTGCTGCCCGGCGACCCAGCGGCCGGGCGCCGCGTCGAGCTCAGCCTGGACGGCCTGGAGCGCGTGCTCACCGGCGCGCTGATCCGCGCGCAGGACCAGGGCGAGTTGTCAGCGGACCGGGACCCGAGGGCGCTGGCCCGGTTCCTGGTCACCTTCCTGCAAGGCATCCGCGTGATCGCCAAGACGCCCGACCCGCGCCGCCTGGCCGACGCCGCCACGCAGGCCCTCTCACTGCTCGACTGA
- a CDS encoding glycoside hydrolase family 16 protein, which yields MSTRTSRRLRVTVALATLLAAVGVSAPAAPATAGPAAWAQVWSDEFNGPNGGGVDRSKWNFDIGNAQANGWGNNELQYYTDRTSNAATDGAGNLVITARRETHGQCWNGRACDYTSARLLTKGKFERAYGRFEARMKLPYGQGIWPAFWMLGNNFPGTRWPDCGEIDIMENIGREPSTVHGTIHGPGYSGAQGIGASKASPDGRPYSQNFHTFAIEWSPTDIKWFVDGQLFQRRTPADLGGRRWVFDHPFFMILNLAVGGNWPGNPDGSTVFPQRLTVDYVRVFEWR from the coding sequence ATGTCAACGAGGACGAGCCGACGGCTGCGTGTCACCGTCGCGCTGGCCACCCTCCTCGCCGCGGTCGGTGTCTCCGCGCCCGCGGCGCCCGCCACCGCCGGGCCCGCCGCCTGGGCGCAGGTGTGGAGCGATGAGTTCAACGGTCCCAACGGCGGCGGTGTGGACCGCAGCAAGTGGAACTTCGACATCGGCAACGCCCAGGCCAACGGCTGGGGCAACAACGAATTGCAGTACTACACCGACCGGACCTCCAACGCGGCCACCGACGGCGCGGGCAACCTGGTGATCACCGCGCGCCGGGAGACCCACGGCCAGTGCTGGAACGGCCGGGCCTGTGACTACACCTCGGCCCGGCTGCTCACCAAGGGCAAGTTCGAGCGGGCCTACGGGCGGTTCGAGGCCAGGATGAAGCTGCCCTACGGCCAGGGCATCTGGCCCGCGTTCTGGATGCTGGGCAACAACTTCCCCGGCACCCGGTGGCCGGACTGCGGCGAGATCGACATCATGGAGAACATCGGCCGCGAGCCCAGCACCGTGCACGGCACCATCCACGGGCCCGGCTACTCCGGCGCCCAGGGCATCGGTGCGAGCAAGGCCTCGCCGGATGGGCGGCCGTACTCGCAGAACTTCCACACCTTCGCCATCGAGTGGTCGCCGACCGACATCAAGTGGTTCGTCGACGGCCAGCTGTTCCAGCGCCGCACCCCCGCGGACCTCGGCGGGCGCCGGTGGGTGTTCGACCACCCGTTCTTCATGATCCTCAACCTCGCGGTGGGCGGGAACTGGCCGGGCAACCCCGACGGCAGCACCGTCTTCCCGCAGCGGCTGACCGTGGACTACGTCCGCGTGTTCGAGTGGCGCTGA
- a CDS encoding LysR family transcriptional regulator, whose amino-acid sequence MDTRLLHTFLSLSRNRNFTSTAAELHLAQSTVTVQIRTLEKQLGARLFDRLPGGAELTAAGRRLLRPAEDLLAAEAALHTAAGADGPPSGEVTLAATESLCAYRLPELITALRVEQPRIELHLIPAGTALGGRLLHTGRAQLALVLDATPEPDLTAEPLGQEPLSLVCAPEHRLAGRRPRWSQLARESFFLLEPGCFYSDRLAHRLLAVPDAQPRLTRFGSIEAARACVAGGLGLGLFPTAAVRELVEQGRLAELPLPAHTEAPVLLTYDPRRSPSPATHAVAAALRAHWRP is encoded by the coding sequence GTGGACACCCGGCTGCTGCACACCTTCCTCTCGTTGAGCCGCAACAGAAACTTCACCAGCACCGCCGCCGAGCTGCACCTGGCCCAGTCCACCGTCACCGTGCAGATCCGCACCCTGGAGAAACAGCTCGGCGCCCGCCTGTTCGACCGCCTGCCCGGCGGGGCCGAACTCACCGCGGCCGGCCGCCGCCTGCTCCGCCCCGCCGAGGACCTGCTGGCCGCCGAGGCCGCCCTGCACACCGCCGCGGGCGCCGACGGCCCGCCCAGCGGCGAGGTCACCCTGGCCGCCACCGAGTCCCTGTGCGCCTACCGGCTGCCCGAGCTGATCACCGCCCTGCGCGTGGAACAACCGCGCATCGAGCTGCACCTGATCCCGGCGGGCACCGCCCTCGGCGGCAGGCTGTTGCACACCGGCCGCGCCCAGCTCGCCCTGGTCCTGGACGCCACCCCGGAACCCGACCTGACCGCCGAACCCCTCGGCCAGGAACCACTGAGCCTGGTGTGCGCGCCGGAGCACCGGCTGGCCGGGCGCAGGCCGCGCTGGTCCCAGCTGGCCAGGGAGAGCTTCTTCCTGCTGGAGCCCGGCTGCTTCTACAGCGACCGGCTGGCCCACCGGCTGCTCGCGGTCCCGGACGCCCAGCCCCGGCTGACCCGCTTCGGCAGCATCGAGGCCGCCAGGGCCTGCGTGGCAGGCGGACTGGGCCTCGGCCTGTTCCCGACCGCCGCGGTGCGCGAGCTGGTCGAGCAGGGCCGCCTGGCCGAGCTGCCGCTGCCCGCGCACACCGAGGCCCCGGTGCTGCTGACCTACGACCCGCGCCGCTCCCCCAGCCCCGCCACGCACGCGGTGGCCGCCGCCCTGCGCGCCCACTGGCGGCCCTGA
- a CDS encoding DUF4232 domain-containing protein, translated as MNNILRRGLAAGAALAVTAAVGLLGAGVALANPTDQPCRAGQLDTTLVAGSPGAGQRYASLQFTAKPGNSCKLTGPLPVTLNGAPSVTVVPDTGAATPVYLTSGKPAHVLLHWTGIGAPEQQQTPASVTVGFPAERPGSTTLPWKQGPVDAFAEAHTLRVGPVQAGPAEG; from the coding sequence ATGAACAACATTCTCCGCCGTGGCCTCGCCGCAGGGGCCGCGCTCGCCGTCACCGCCGCCGTGGGTCTGCTGGGTGCGGGCGTGGCGCTGGCCAACCCCACCGACCAGCCCTGCCGGGCGGGACAGCTGGACACCACCCTGGTGGCCGGCTCGCCCGGCGCCGGCCAGCGGTACGCCTCGCTGCAGTTCACCGCCAAGCCCGGCAACTCGTGCAAGCTGACCGGCCCGCTGCCGGTGACCCTCAACGGCGCGCCCAGCGTCACCGTGGTCCCGGACACCGGCGCCGCCACGCCGGTCTACCTCACCTCGGGCAAGCCGGCGCACGTGCTGCTGCACTGGACCGGCATCGGCGCGCCCGAGCAGCAGCAGACCCCGGCCAGCGTCACCGTCGGCTTCCCGGCCGAGCGGCCCGGCTCGACCACGCTGCCCTGGAAGCAGGGGCCGGTGGACGCCTTCGCTGAGGCGCACACCCTGCGCGTCGGCCCCGTGCAGGCCGGTCCGGCCGAGGGCTGA
- a CDS encoding alpha/beta hydrolase, with amino-acid sequence MTDQFTDTALAASLPGEFRSAHAEVNGTRLHYVHGGQGSPLVLLPGWPQTWWQFRKVMPALAQRHRVIAVDLRGMGGSAIAEDGYDKKTMARDIHELIRHLGFEQAAVAGHDIGAMVAHSVAANHPETVSRIALIDVPHPDESLNEIPMLPPHPDRVHPWWFAFNHLHGLPEQLLRDRSRHVIDWLYQAMLLDQDKIDDHARTVYARAYDRPGRVAAGNGWYQSWRQDIADNHGYPKLTTPVLGIGGAQGYHYATVRALPAQAVEYELVEIPECGHYVPEEQPERLVAELLRFFAGQ; translated from the coding sequence GTGACTGACCAGTTCACCGACACCGCCCTTGCCGCCTCGCTGCCGGGGGAGTTCCGCAGCGCGCACGCCGAGGTCAACGGCACCCGCCTGCACTACGTGCACGGCGGCCAGGGCAGCCCGCTGGTGCTGCTGCCCGGCTGGCCGCAGACCTGGTGGCAGTTCCGCAAGGTCATGCCCGCGCTGGCGCAGCGGCACCGGGTGATCGCGGTCGACCTGCGCGGCATGGGCGGCTCGGCCATCGCCGAGGACGGCTACGACAAGAAGACGATGGCCCGCGACATCCACGAGCTGATCCGCCACCTCGGCTTCGAGCAGGCGGCCGTGGCCGGGCACGACATCGGCGCGATGGTCGCGCACAGCGTCGCCGCCAACCATCCGGAGACCGTCAGCCGGATCGCGCTCATCGACGTGCCGCATCCGGACGAGAGCCTCAACGAGATCCCGATGCTGCCCCCGCACCCCGACCGCGTGCACCCCTGGTGGTTCGCCTTCAACCACCTGCACGGCCTGCCCGAGCAGCTCCTGCGCGACCGCTCCCGGCACGTCATCGACTGGCTCTACCAGGCCATGCTGCTGGACCAGGACAAGATCGACGACCACGCCCGCACCGTCTACGCCCGCGCCTACGACCGGCCGGGACGCGTCGCCGCGGGCAACGGCTGGTACCAGAGCTGGCGGCAGGACATCGCGGACAACCACGGCTACCCGAAGCTGACCACCCCGGTGCTCGGCATCGGTGGCGCACAGGGGTATCACTACGCCACTGTGCGCGCGCTGCCGGCGCAGGCTGTCGAGTACGAGCTGGTGGAGATCCCGGAGTGCGGGCACTACGTGCCGGAGGAGCAGCCGGAGCGGCTGGTCGCCGAACTGCTCCGGTTCTTCGCGGGCCAGTGA
- a CDS encoding SLATT domain-containing protein encodes MANKSAANPDHGEYGRVARQYVIDLRDRYRFRSRWNRRFFRLSGILVTVLSISLPLITVITFPYKDLTIAVIGVLIALCTGLHSFYQWDKNWGLLRRSDFKLTEAYSAWELEMHHAQSLVDGPNKEQRRYDATKALLDKASVIRGKESESYFDALQFPQKPGSTGEKKADAP; translated from the coding sequence GTGGCAAACAAGTCCGCGGCCAATCCCGACCACGGCGAGTACGGGCGGGTGGCCCGCCAGTACGTGATCGACCTGCGCGACCGCTACCGGTTCCGGTCCCGGTGGAACCGCAGGTTCTTCCGCCTCTCCGGCATCCTGGTCACGGTGCTGAGCATCAGCCTGCCGCTGATCACGGTGATCACCTTCCCGTACAAGGACCTCACCATCGCGGTGATCGGCGTGCTGATCGCGCTGTGCACCGGCCTGCACTCCTTCTACCAGTGGGACAAGAACTGGGGCCTGCTGCGCCGCAGCGACTTCAAGCTCACCGAGGCCTACTCGGCCTGGGAGCTGGAGATGCACCACGCGCAGTCGCTGGTGGACGGGCCGAACAAGGAACAGCGGCGCTACGACGCGACCAAGGCCCTGCTGGACAAGGCGAGCGTGATCCGCGGAAAAGAATCGGAGAGTTACTTCGACGCCCTCCAGTTCCCCCAAAAGCCTGGCTCTACCGGGGAAAAGAAGGCGGACGCTCCGTGA